The genomic stretch TGAATATATTGTTGCTAGAAAAAGTGTAAAAGCATATATGGAAGAACCTATTGAAGTTGAGGTTAATTCTATAACAACTACCAACTCACAAAAATTATATTTAAATAATCAAGATGCTAACAAAATTAAAGGAAAAAGAGTTGTATTAATTGATGATGTCATTTCAACTGGACAATCTTTAAAAGCACTTGAAAGATTAGTTGAAAAAGCTGGAGCAAATGTTGTAGCAAAGGCTGCTATACTTGCAGAAGGAGATGCTAAGGATAGAAAGGATATTATCTTCCTTGAAGCATTACCAACATTCTAATAAATATTTCAGTTAAAATTAAATAATATTTATAAATTGTTGTGAATTATATTTGCAACAATTTTTTTATTATCTAACATTAATTTTTATTATGAAAAATATAAAATAAATATATTTTACAAATAATAAATAAGTTATAGAATTTAGCTAAGGTAATTAAATAATTAGGAGGTTTTAGATATGCCAAAAGAAAAAGTTAAACCATCGCTTTTTGTAGCAGTATTGCCATTTATTTTTATAATTATATTTATGTTACTAGGAACTTTAGTCTTTGGTTCTCCTGCTCAAATTCCATTAATTTTAGGAATTGCAGTTACTTGTATCATAGGACATTTTCTAGGTTACTCCTATGAAGAAATTGAAGATTCTATGATAGAAACTAATAAAATGGGTTTACAAGCTAATTTTATTATGTTGATTGTAGGTTGTTTAATTGGTTCTTGGATAGTAGGTGGAGTTGTTCCAGGTATGATATATTATGGTTTAAAATTATTTACTCCTAGAATATTTCTAATTATCTTACCTGTTATGTGTGCAATAATAAGTGTGTCAACTGGAAGTGCATGGACAACAGCTGGTACTATGGGAACTGCTGCTATGGGAATTGGAGTAGGAATGGGTATCCCTGCACCATTAGTTGCAGGTGCTGTTGTGAGTGGAGCTTCTTTTGGAGATAAACTATCACCACTTTCTGATAGTACAAACCTTGCTGCTGCTACAGCAGAAGCAGGATTATTTGACCACGTAAGACATATGTTAAAAACAACCATTCCAAGTTTTTTAATTGCTCTCCTAATATTTGCTTTTTTAGGTAGAAATTTTGGAAGTGCTAATATAGATAACCATGCAATAGAAAATATTACAACAACAATAGCTAATAATTTTAAGATTACTCCTTTAATATTTATTCCACCAATTATAATAATAGTTGTAATATTTTTAAAAGTTCCTCCTGTTCCAGGAATGTTAATTGGTACTCTTGCAGGTGTAGGTATGTGCTTCTATCAAGGTGTAGACTTAACAACTATACTTGCTGCATTATATGAAGGACCTAGTATAGAAACTGGCAATGCCATTGTTGATAAATTACTAAATAGAGGTGGCTTACTTTTCATGATGGAAACTATCTCTCTTGTAATGTGTGCCTTGGCATTTGGTGGTGCTATAAAATCAATAGGTTGTATTGACACAATAATTGAAGCTGTTTTAAAACACTTAAGAAGAAGAGGTTCAATAATTACTTCAAATGTTCTTATGTGTATCTTATGTAACTTTGCAGCAGCAGATCAATATATGTCAATAGTCATTCCAGGACAAATGTATAAGAAGGTCTATAAAAAATTGAATCTTGCTCCTGAAAATCTATCAAGAACTCTTGAAGATGCTGGAACATTAACATCTGGACTTGTACCTTGGTCTACTTGTGGGGCTGTTTATTTAGCAACTCTAGGAGTAAGTGCTTTCCAATATGGTAGATACCATATTTTAGGTTTAGTAAATCCAATAGTGGCTATAGTTTATGCTTATCTTTTGATTTTCTTAAATCCTCTTGATAAATCAAAACCAATAAAAGATAGATTGACAGATGAAGATTTAAAAGAATTATAAAATAAATAAAGAGGTTATCACAAAAAATGTGAAATTTAATTCATAAGTTTGTAACAACCTCTTTTTATTTTTTTTACTCGTTATAATAACTATCTCCATCAAGAACTACCATTGATACTGTTCCATTTGATTTTAAAACATAGAAGAAGCTATGTTTTACAATAGTACCATCATCATATTTTAATGTTAAATCTCCATTATTTATAGTATATGTTCCTGATTCTCTACTTGAACTAGCAGAACCTCCTCCAACAGAAGCAGAAGAAACAGAAGAAAATGAACTTGAAGATTCAATAAATCTATTTCCTTCAAACTTTATATATCCTCTTGAACCTGAGCCATAAACTCCTGTTGTAGCATTTCCATTTACAAAGCCCACATAAAAACTATATACACCATCAGGTATTTTATTTTTTGGAATAACTGCTTTAAACAAATAATGACTTCCAGGAGCATATATTGCACCAGTTGTTGCTGGATTTCCATCATAAGTATAAGTATTTTTTTCTCCATTTTTCTTATCTGTTGTAATAATATCTTTTCCACTTATTACATAAGTTCCATCAACATTTGTTTTCCAATCTTTCCCTAGTGAATAACTAAATGTTCCATCATCTCTAAGATAAATTCCATCATCATATCCTGAAAAATCAGTTCCTACAAATATACCTCTTCCTGGCTTCGTTGCTACTGATTTTGATTGACCAGATTTTGTTGTAGACTTACTTGTAGTTGTAGTTCCTCCTACCTTACTAAATATAAATATAATTCCTGTATCTTGTATATATTTAGCTTTACCATTGTTTATAATAAGTTCGGCATGTTTTGAGCCATCATTTGCCAAAAGAATATATCTTCCATTTCCTTGACTTTGCATTTTGGAATTACCAGTAGCTACTTTACAAGAACTCCCTTCTACATAACTTAAACTAACAGTTGCTATTGAACCATTAATTTCTATGTATGAATCCTTATAGCAATCTTGTCTAGTAACATCTACTGTTTGCCCTTGTGTTGTTATTGATTCAACCTTATATCTTTCCCCTGCAAAAGAGAAAACAGATACTAAGAAAAATACTATCAACATAAGAAATTTTATTCCAAATCTTAAACTCATAGAATACCTCCTACTTTTTTATTTTTACAAATATTTTAATTTGTAAAATTATATTTTAAGTATAGCATATTTTTAAAAAATTTAATATTCTTTTTTAATTTCAAGTATTTTCATATTTTTTTATAGCTTCTTGATATTCTTTTATTATATCTTCTCTCAATGAATCAGGCTCTAATATTTCAGCTTCTTTTGAGAAACCTCTAAAATACATCTTTGCTTGTTCTTCTGATGTTTCAAAATAATAAATATCTTTTTCATTTTTTATTAGTTTTGGTCTATATTCAGTAAAAGTTTTTAATAAACTCTCTCCTAAGGTTGTCAATTTAACCTTTATAGTTGTAGCCTTTCCTAAAAACGGATCATACTTCTTCTTCATACTCTCTATGAACTTTTTATCTCTTTTCTTCATTTTTTCAGGTAATATAGCCACTATTTCCATTTCTTTTAATTTATAGTTTTGATAAGAATTTAATTTTTCAACATAACAAAATAAGAAGTTTTCATTTCCTTTATCTTCCCTACGAATAAAGATTGGGTCTATATCAATGATTTCAGAAAAATATCTTATTTTTAATTTATTTTCATCTTTTATGGCATCTAATATAGATTTTAACTTATCTTCATAAATAAATAATTCTCTTTGGTACTTAAATTTTGAGCAGTATATTTCAAATAATTCTCTAAAATATTCTGCTTCAATTTCTACTTCATTAGATTTTAAAATATCATAATATATCTCTTTGTTATTGTCATTTAAGTCAAATTGAATAATCTTTTTATGTGTTCTTCCTTGGGCTTGAAGTACTTTTTCTGTTTCAATTTTTCTATTAAATTTTAATTTTTCTAAAATATAATTACAGAATTTATTGTTATTTATTCCAAAATCCTCTTGGTCTATTTTTATTATATCCCAGACATCTTCAGGAACTGTAACTCTTATTTTTTTCAAAACTTCTCACCTCCACAGAAAAATTTTATAACCTTATTATACAAAAATAACACCTGCTGTAACAAGTGTTATTTTTTATTTTTACATCACATCTGAGTAAGTTGCTTTCTTTTGGAAGATTTCCATTAATACATCTTGTGTCAACTCTTCTTTTTCTTTTCCCTTTATATCTAAAATAATTTCTCCATTATGAAGCATAATTAAACGATTTCCATATCTTATAGCATCTTGTAAATTATGAGTTATCATAAGAGTAGGAATTTCAGATTTTTTAACTATTTCTTCTGTTTTATCCATAATTATTTTTGAAGTCTTAGGGTCTAGGGCAGCTGTATGTTCATCAAGCAATAAAACCTTTGGTTGATTTAAAGTTGCCATTATTAATGCAAGACATTGTCTTTGTCCACCTGATAGATATTGAACTTCTGTATCAAGTAAATTTTCTAGACCTAAATCTAACTCTTTTAATAAACTCATATAGTATTCTTTTCTTGAATAATTTAAACCTAAACTTAAACCAAATATTTTTCCCTTATTATCTGCCATAGATAAATTTTCAAATATAGTCATAGAAGGAGCTGTTCCTAATGCTGGATTTTGATAAACTTTAGATATGAATTCTCCTCTTTTATGCTTAGCTAAATTATTTATATTTTTCCCATCAACTTCTATATAGCCATCATCTAAATCTATGTTTCCACTAATAGTATTAAGTAGAGTAGTTTTTCCTGCTCCATTACTTCCTATAACTGAGATAAAATCCCCTTGATTTATTTCTAAATTTAATCCATTAAATATGGCTTTTTCTTCACCTAATGCAGAATAAAATGTCTTTTTAATATTTGATATATTTATCATAGTTATTTTCTCCTTTTATCTTTTTGCTTTTGTATCCACAAAATTACAATTACAATTATAGAAGTAATTAATTTTAAATCACTTGCATCCATACCCATAGATAAAGTTACTGCTATAACTCCTCTATACAGTATTGAACCAATTATTACTATTGTAGTCCCTGCCAATCTTCTTCTTTTTCCAAATAAAGTATCTCCAATTATTATTGAGGCAAGCCCTATAACTATAATTCCTGTTCCCATTCCTACATCAGCAAAACCTTGATATTGTGCAAGTACAGCTCCTGAGAAAGCTACAAAAACATTTGCTATCATAAGTCCATATATTTTATATTTCTCTTCATTTACGCCCAAAGACACAATTAAATTTTCATTATCTCCTAATGCTTTTAAAGCAAAGCCAAACTTTGTTTTTAACAAATAATCTAAAAGAAATTTACTTATTAAAATTAAAACTACAATAGTTATCATCATTGAATATTCAGTATTAAATATATTATCTTCCTCAAATAATGGTATATTTGACTTTCCCATAACTCTTAAATTTACACTATATAGAGCAGTCATAACTAAAATTCCTGCAAGTAAATCTTTAACTTTTAATTTCACATGGATAAGTCCTGTTATCGCTCCTGCTGCTGCTCCAGCAATAAGTGCAACTAACAATGTTAAATATGGATTTACTCCTAAAGTCAATAACTTTGCTGAAATTGCTGCTCCCAAAGGGAAAGTTCCATCAACTGTCATATCTGGAAAGTTTAATATTCTAAAAGATATATAAACTCCTAAAACCATTATTGCAAATATTAAACTCTGCTCTATCGTAGCCTGTAACATTTTTTCTACTCCTTCTACTATTTACTTTTTCTTTGAAAATAGATTTGTCATATTAGAATTAGAACTAATACTTTTCTTGAAAACAAAATAAAATAATCTTAAATGAAACTACTGCGACGTCCATTAATGTTTGGAGAGCCTTTTATTGAGCTCGAAAAAACATTAATGGCTGCCAAGTAGTTGAAGTTTATTTGTAGAAAATTTTTAAATTCCTATTTCAAGAAAAGTTATAATGTAAACTTGATTGATAAATCTATTTTAATACTTTACTGCATTTTTTAACTTAGGATTATCAAGTGATATATTATATTTTTTAGCTATTTTTTCATTTACAACCAAAGTTGTTTGTTTTAAAGTTTCTACTGGAATATCTTTAGGATTTTTTCCATTTAAAACATCTATTACTCTTTCTCCTGTTTGATATCCTAATTTTTCATAATCTATACTTTCTGTTGCCAAAGCTCCTTTTTCTACAATATCATTTGTTGAAGCTATAACTGGTACATTCTTTTTATTAGCTTTTTGTATAACTAAACTAGCTGATGAATATACTAAATTGTCAGTTGGTATATATAGGACATCTATTTGACCTAATAAAGAATCTATTGCTAAATTAATATCATTTACTGAACTAACACCTTTTTCTACAACAGTAAGTCCTTTTACTTTTGCAATTCCTTTAAATTTTTCTAACAATAATAATGAGTTTTGTTCACTAGGATTATATAGAAATCCTACTTTCTTTGCATTTGGAAGTAGAGTTTTAATAAGCTCTGCTTGTTTATCCAAAGGTGACATATCAGAAGTCCCTGTTATATTATTCCCTTTTAATCCTGCACTAGCTCCATCTGTTACTGCTGTATAAACTATTGGTATAGTCTTTGTTGCATTAAGTGCAGCTTGGGCACTTGGAGTTGATATTGCAATTATTACATCTTTTTTAGATGAGGCATAAGATTTAGCAATTAGTTGTGCTGTTCCAAAATCTCCTTGTGCTGATTGATATTCTATTTTTATATTTTTTCCTTTTCCCTTTTCTTTTAAAGCCTTTTCAACACCTTTTCTTGCAGCATCTAATGATGGATGTTCAACTATTTGTGTAATTCCTACTTTAATTTCTTTTTCAGCTGCCACTGATAAAGTTGTTAAACCTAACATCAATCCTAATATAGTTAATAATTTTTTCATCTTTCTTTCCTCCTGCTTTATTTATTGCAAGCATTTTAACATAGTTAGTATAGAAAATGTAGATAACAATTAAAAAATATATTTGTTCTATTTCAAAAAAATATTTCCTTTATTTTCAATGCTTCTCTTAAAATTATTTTAAAAAGTTTGTAGGTACTTAACTGAAAGAATGAATAAAAGTTTGTTAGAAAATTAAAAAAAGCCTGTTAATAAATAACAGGCTTTAATATTTTAAGATTGAGTAAATCTTAGAATAATCCAGAGATAACTCCATTTTCATCAATATCAATTACTTCTGCTGATGGTTTCTTAGGTAATCCTGGCATATCTATGATATCTCCTGCCATAGCTATAACGAATCCTGCTCCAACAGCTAGACGAAGATCATTTATAGTTACTTTAAATCCAGTAGGTTTTCCTAATAATGCTGGATTATCAGAAATTGATTTTTGAGTTTTTGACATACATACTGGAAGTTTTTCTAAACCTTCAGCTGCTATTGTATCAAATACTTTTTTAGTTGCAGGTGCGAATACAACTCCATCTGCTCCATAGATTTCTTTACAGATTTTTTCTATTTTTTCTTTAACAGTTAAGTTTATGTCATAGAAATAATCAAATTCAGTTTTATTTCCATCTATTGCTCTTAAAACTTTTTCAGCAAGGTCTTTTCCACCTTCTCCACCTTTTGCCCAAACTTCACATAGAGAAACTTCTGCTCCTCTTTCATTACAGAATTTTTCTATCATAGCTATTTGTTCATCAGTGTCTGTTACGAACTTGTTAATTGCAACAACTAATGGTAATTTATATTTATTTTTAATATTATCTATATGTTTATCTAAGTTTTCTAATCCTGCTTTTAAGTCACCTTTTCCGTGGTGTTCTAATGCTCTAACTGTTGCAACTATAACAGCACAATCAGGTTTTAATCCACCAAGTCTACATTTGATGTCTATGAATTTTTCTGCTCCTAGGTCAGCAGCAAATCCTGCTTCTGTAACAACATAGTCAGTTAATTTTAATGCCATTTTTGTAGCAAGTATTGAGTTACATCCATGAGCTATATTTGCAAATGGTCCTCCATGGATAAATACTGGAGTATTTTCTAATGTTTGAACCAAGTTAGGTTTTATAGCATCTTTAAGAAGTGCTGCAACTGCTACTTCTATATGTAAATCTCCAACTCTTAATAATTTTCCTTCTAATGAAGTACCAAAAACTATATTTTTAATTTTTTCTTTTAATTCAGTTATTGAGTTAGATAAGCAAAGTATTGCCATTATTTCAGATCCAACTGTAATTTGGAAAGAATCTTGTCTTGGATATCCGTTAGCTTTTCCACCAAGTCCTATAACAATGTTTCTAAGAGCTCTGTCGTTCATGTCCACAACTCTTTTCCAAGTTATTTTAGTTATATCAATTCCTAATGCATTTCCAGAATTGATATGGTTATCTATACAAGCAGAGATTAAGTTATGAGCTATACCTATTGCATGCATATCTCCAGTGAAATGTAGGTTGATATCTTCCATAGGAACAACTTGAGCATATCCTCCACCTGCTGCTCCACCTTTCATTCCAAATACTGGTCCTAAAGATGGTTCTCTTATAGCTGCTGAAGATAATTTACCAATTTTATTTAAAGCTTGTGTAAGTCCTATAGTTACAGTAGATTTCCCTTCTCCTGCTGGAGTAGGTGTTATTGCTGTTACTAAAATTAATTTTCCGTTAGGTCTTTTGTTCTTTTGAAGAACATCTAAATTAATCTTAGCTTTATATTTTCCATATTGTTCTATATCGTCCTCTGTTAACCCTAATCTCTTAGCGATTTCTACAATGTTTTCCTTTTGAGCTGCTTGTGCAATTTGAATATCAGTCATTCTCTAAAACCTCCTGAATTTATTAGTTTAGTAAAATTACTTATTTCACACGATTATTAAAATGACTTTAAAAATTAATAAAAAAATAATTTTACATCTACAATATAATAACAGTTATTTAATCTAATTTCAACTAAATTTTTTAAAATTATAAAATTTTTATTTAAATGTAATAAAACCACCATCATTTGTAATAGTTCTATACCATAATGACAAATTAATCTTCATTAATTCTTTATCATCTATTATATTTAAAAAGTATTCTTCATTTTCTTTAAATATTTCTACAACTAAAACCCAATGCCATTTATCTAAATTATTTTCTTCACCATTACATAGATTTAAAAAGGCAATAGATCTATCTTCTAAAAGTTCTTTTTCTATAAATTCTATAATTTTATTTAAACTAGGTTTATCTTTTACATCTACATTGATATAGTCTATTGTTACTTCTTTTGCATTATAATAATTTTTAATTCCATCATAGAATAATTTTATTGAATTAAGACCTTGCTCAGTGGGTAAGAGATAAAACCACAATTCCTCCATTATTTTTAAGGCATCTGAAATCCCAATTTCTTTAAAACTATCTATTTGATTATAGTAACTTATTATGCTTGATGCTACTGTTGCTCCACAACCTGCCTTTTGTTGCCATATATCTTTATACCACTCTTGTGAAAAACCATAATAAATCTTTTCATTATCTTTAACTTTCAAAAAATCTATATTTTTTATTTTTGCTTTCATCTTTTCTCACCCCTTATAGCTATTAAATTTTATCTATATATTATCACAATTTTTTAATATTTTTTATTTTTATGTTATAATTTTAAAAATACATTTTAAAAGAGGGAAGATATATGAATAAACAAAAATTGATAAAATTTTTTGATCATAAAGAAGAATTTGCTCCTAATGAAAGACTTTGGTTATTTTGCATGTTAATGTTAATTGCTGGTTTCTGGGGTGGATTTACTTACTCATTAAGAGGAAGAGTTTTTGTAAATGCTCAAACAGGTAACTTGGTATTTTTATCATTAGGTATTGCTTCTTGGGATACTTCCTTAATAAAAAATGCTCTTGCTACATTTTTAGCTTACTTCTGTGGAATAATTACAGCTGAATTTATTTCAAAAGAAATCAACAAAATCTCTTTTCTTATTTGGGAAAGAATTTTACTATTTTTCAGTCTTATTGTAACTATTTGTTTAGGTTTTATTCCTGAAACTGCTCCTTTTGAATTTACAAATTTTAGTATAGCTTTTACAGCTGCAATGCAATTTAATACTTTTGAAAAGGCACATGGAATGGGAATGGCTACTCCATTTTGTACTAACCATGTAAAACAAGCTTCTGCTAATTTTGTTAGATTTTTAAAAACAAGAGATAGTAATAAATTAAGAATTTCTTTAAGTCATTTAAGTATGATTCTATCTTTTATTACAGGTGCAACATTGTCAATATTCTTAGGAAGATTTTTCTTTGGAAAAGCTATCTGGTTATCTTCAGTATTTATAGTTATAACCTTATATTTCTTTTCAAAATCTTTAAAAACTTACAAAGCTAAAAAATTAAGATAAAGAAAAAACCACAAGAATGAGGGGTCACTTGTGGTTTTTTTATCTATATTAACTTTATTAGGGTGGGTAATATAACTATTAGAAATCTTTTTTATCTCTTAAAATTGCTCCTGTATTTGCATCTATAAGGAATTCTCTATCCATAAATCCTTCTGCAATTTCTACATCATATACTAATACTCCATTTTTATGTTTTAATTCTATTTCTTTAAATTTTCCATTTTTAGAATTTTTTAATGCTATTTCTTTTGCTTGTTCATAAGAAATTTTTGGATTATTTACTGAATTATTATTTCCATAATTCTTTTGTTCATGTTCTAACTTTACTATTGCTCCTGTTTCCGCATCTATTTCATAATCTTTTTCAATATTTCCATTCATTACTTCTATTTCATAAACCATTCTTCCATTTTCTCTATCTAATTTAAACTTTGTTATTTGTCCACCTTGTGCTTCTTTTAAAGCTATGTCCTTTGCTTGTTGTTCACTTATTGCTGCTAAAACACTTGTTGAAAATCCTATACTTCCTAAAATAATTGCTCCTACTATTAATAATTTTTTCATTTAAATCTTCTCCTCTTTTTTGTTTTATTTTTTATTTTTACCAATTTTTATTTTTCATCTTTTATATTCTTATTATACTTGATGATTATGAATAAAAAATGAATTTTTTGTTTTGCTTTCGACATTCATCTTTTATATTTTTATTATAAGCTATAATTATGAATTAAAGATGAACATTTTTTATCTATTTTATGGATTAAGAAAAACTTTTTACAATTTCTCTTAATTTCTTGTATATCTAGTGTATAGAATAAAAATGAATACACTTTATCTTTAAAATATCCTATCTTAGTTGTTGATTTTAACATATCAAGATATTCTCTATAATAACTTGGTGGAATAATACTATTAGAAATCTTTTTTATCTTTTAAAATTGCTCCTGTATTTGCATCTATAAGGAACTCTCTATCCATGAATCCTTCTGCAATTTCTACATCATATACTAATACTCCATTTCTATGTTTTAATTCTATTTCTTTGAATTTTCCATTTTTAGAATTTTTTAATGCTATTTCTTTAGCTTTATCATAAGAAATTTTTGGATTATTTACTGAATTATTATTTCCATGATTCTTTTGTTCTTGTTCTAATTTTACTATTGCTCCTGTTTCAGCATCTATTTCATAGTCTTTTTCAATATTTCCATTCATTACTTCTATTTCATAAACCATTCTTCCATTTTCACTATCCAATTTAAACTTTGTTATTTGTCCACCTTGTGCTTCTTTTAAAGCTATGTCCTTTGCTTGTTGTTCACTTATTGCTCCTAAGGCAGTTGTTGAAAACCCTATGCTTCCTAAAATAATTGCTCCTACTATTAATAATTTTTTCATTAAAATACTCTCCTCTTTTTGTTTTATTTTTACTTAACTTAATTTTTTATCTTTTATATTCTTATTATACTTAATGATTATGAATAAAAAATGAATTTTTTGTTTTATTTTCGATAATTATCTTTTATATTTTTATTGCAAGCTATAATTATGAATTAAAGATGAACATTTTTTATCTATTTTATGGATTAAGAAAAACTTTTTACAGTCTCTCTTAATCTCTTATATGCCTAGTATATAGAATAAAAATGAATACCGAATGAATATACTTTATATTTTTTTTATTAAATTTTTATATAAAAATAGTGATGATAAAAACTTTTTTCTACCAACACTATTTAGCATAGTTTTTAGTTCTATTTCTTTACAATATTATAGAATTTCTTTTTACCTAATTTTAAAAGCCCTAAAGTATTTTCATTTAAAGAACTTAACATCTGTGACTTTTTCATCATTTAAAGACATTCCATTTTGTTCTATAAGTCTTCTTCCTTCACTTTTAGTTTTTATAATTTTTCTGTCAACTAAAACATCTAGTAATTCTTTTGAAAAATCTTCATCTGTTACTTCAATTTTTGGTGCATTATCTAAATTATTTCCACTTCCAAATAATGCTTCTGTTGCCTCTTTAGCCTTTGTAGCTTCTTCTTCTCCATGGATAATTTTTGTTACTTCATAAGCTAGGACTTTTTTAGCTTCATTTATTTCAGCATCTTTTAATGCTCCAAGTCTTCTAACTTCATCCATAGGTAAGAAAGTTAAAAGTGCTAGACAATTTTCAACATCTTGGTCATCCACATTTCTCCAATATTGATAAAATTCATAAGGAGTAGTCTTTTTAGGGTCTAACCACAATGCTCCCTTAGCTGTTTTACCCATTTTCTTTCCTTCACTATTAGTTAGTAAAGTACAAGTCATGGCATAAGCTGGTTTTCTATCTTTTCTTCTTAGTAACTCAACACCTGCTATCATATTTGACCATTGGTCATCTCCACCTAATTGCATAGTACAATTATATTTATGATTTAAAACATAAAAATCATAAGCTTGCATTATCATATAGTTAAATTCTAAGAAAGATAATCCATTTTCCATTCGTGACTTATAACATTCCGCCGCAAGCATTCTGTTTACTGAAAAATGTTCTCCAACATCCCTTAAAAATTCAATATAGTTTAGGTTTCTTAACCAATCAGCATTATTTGCAAGTATAGCTTTATCATCTGAAAAATCTATAAATTTTTGCATTTGTTTTTTAATACATTCAACATTATGATCTATCATTTCAACAGTCATCATAGTTCTCATATCACTTCTACCACTTGGGTCACCAACCATTCCAGTTCCCCCACCTGCTAGGGCTATTGGTCTATGCCCGTGTTGTTGCATATGTGCCATAAACATCATTGCAATAAAGTGCCCAACATGTAAACTATCTGCTGTTGGGTCAAAACCTATATAAAAAGTAACTTTTTCCTTAGCAAGAATTTCTTTAATTTCTTCCTCATGTCTAAGTTGCTTTAAATATCCTCTTTCTTTTAGTACATCATATACATTAGCCATTTCTTCCTCCAATTCCTCATACTATATAATATAAAAATAAGTGAGTTATAATTTTTCTTGAAAGCAGCATTAAATAATTTTAAAATAAAACTGCTGCGATGTCCATTATTGTTGAGGGAGCCTTTGTGGAGCTCACGAAACACTAATGGCTATCAAGCAGTTTGCACAAGATACAAAAATTTTAAATAACTATATTTCAAGAAAAATTTATCTAATAATGAACTTTTTTTATATTATTTCTCATCTTTTATAAAATAACAACAAAATCCAACAATTAATGCTGGTACTAACCAAGGTAAACCTAAATTTACAAGTGGTAGTGAATTATAAATATTACTAAATATTTCTGGCAATGCTATTCCAGTTACAGAAATTCCTTCATATAGTCCAATAAGCCCTGATACTAATACAACTCCCTTAAACACATTAGCATTTTTTATATGGA from Fusobacterium hwasookii encodes the following:
- a CDS encoding ABC transporter substrate-binding protein; protein product: MKKLLTILGLMLGLTTLSVAAEKEIKVGITQIVEHPSLDAARKGVEKALKEKGKGKNIKIEYQSAQGDFGTAQLIAKSYASSKKDVIIAISTPSAQAALNATKTIPIVYTAVTDGASAGLKGNNITGTSDMSPLDKQAELIKTLLPNAKKVGFLYNPSEQNSLLLLEKFKGIAKVKGLTVVEKGVSSVNDINLAIDSLLGQIDVLYIPTDNLVYSSASLVIQKANKKNVPVIASTNDIVEKGALATESIDYEKLGYQTGERVIDVLNGKNPKDIPVETLKQTTLVVNEKIAKKYNISLDNPKLKNAVKY
- a CDS encoding formate--tetrahydrofolate ligase, which gives rise to MTDIQIAQAAQKENIVEIAKRLGLTEDDIEQYGKYKAKINLDVLQKNKRPNGKLILVTAITPTPAGEGKSTVTIGLTQALNKIGKLSSAAIREPSLGPVFGMKGGAAGGGYAQVVPMEDINLHFTGDMHAIGIAHNLISACIDNHINSGNALGIDITKITWKRVVDMNDRALRNIVIGLGGKANGYPRQDSFQITVGSEIMAILCLSNSITELKEKIKNIVFGTSLEGKLLRVGDLHIEVAVAALLKDAIKPNLVQTLENTPVFIHGGPFANIAHGCNSILATKMALKLTDYVVTEAGFAADLGAEKFIDIKCRLGGLKPDCAVIVATVRALEHHGKGDLKAGLENLDKHIDNIKNKYKLPLVVAINKFVTDTDEQIAMIEKFCNERGAEVSLCEVWAKGGEGGKDLAEKVLRAIDGNKTEFDYFYDINLTVKEKIEKICKEIYGADGVVFAPATKKVFDTIAAEGLEKLPVCMSKTQKSISDNPALLGKPTGFKVTINDLRLAVGAGFVIAMAGDIIDMPGLPKKPSAEVIDIDENGVISGLF
- a CDS encoding YoaK family protein, which translates into the protein MNKQKLIKFFDHKEEFAPNERLWLFCMLMLIAGFWGGFTYSLRGRVFVNAQTGNLVFLSLGIASWDTSLIKNALATFLAYFCGIITAEFISKEINKISFLIWERILLFFSLIVTICLGFIPETAPFEFTNFSIAFTAAMQFNTFEKAHGMGMATPFCTNHVKQASANFVRFLKTRDSNKLRISLSHLSMILSFITGATLSIFLGRFFFGKAIWLSSVFIVITLYFFSKSLKTYKAKKLR
- a CDS encoding PepSY domain-containing protein, giving the protein MKKLLIVGAIILGSIGFSTSVLAAISEQQAKDIALKEAQGGQITKFKLDRENGRMVYEIEVMNGNIEKDYEIDAETGAIVKLEHEQKNYGNNNSVNNPKISYEQAKEIALKNSKNGKFKEIELKHKNGVLVYDVEIAEGFMDREFLIDANTGAILRDKKDF
- a CDS encoding PepSY domain-containing protein; its protein translation is MKKLLIVGAIILGSIGFSTTALGAISEQQAKDIALKEAQGGQITKFKLDSENGRMVYEIEVMNGNIEKDYEIDAETGAIVKLEQEQKNHGNNNSVNNPKISYDKAKEIALKNSKNGKFKEIELKHRNGVLVYDVEIAEGFMDREFLIDANTGAILKDKKDF